gtgagggtctggaatcaactccccagtaatgttgttgaagctgacaccctgggatccttcaagaagctgcttgatgagattttgggatcaataagctactaacaaccaaacgagcaagatgggccgaatggcctcctctcgtttgtaaactttcttatgttcttatgtgcttAATCTGTTTTTATCACTTCCAGAAGTGTGGCTCGAACCCACGCTGACATGTTAACTTAACTCCAACGCCTTAACCACTCGGACATCCTGTTTCTGTTCGTTAGCTATCCAATGAATGCTGCCGATCCATGCGGTACAGAAAGCAGAGATCAGATCATCATACAAACAACTCATTCCAGCGGACCTGTTCAATGAAGACGTTTCCATgcctgttctttctttctttctttctttctttctttctttctttctttctttctttctttctttctttctaataaaGCTTTAGGgcagtatatacacatacacgcTTTTCCTTTGTAAATAACAAGTTTGTAAAACTGATTCCGATTCTCTTTGCCTAATCTCAGTCAACGAAAACTGTATTCTCGTGTTCTTCAGTTCTTTGTTTCCACACAGTGAGTCTTCCCTCTGCTCCTGTTTTGTCACGCTCACTACTATCTATATCAGTGCTGCTCAAAGTAATTTTCTcatgggcataaattgatcttacttggctgtttgcgggcacgctgactattgcataggttcatAACTTAAACACTGCATTCTCGAGACAAACGCAGAGTGTGCTTGTAATTATACATCCCACGGCTTATCGTCACTGAACTGTAATGTAATGTAGTAAACTGtgtagtgcgtgtgtgtgtgtgtgtgtgtgtgtgtgtatatatatatatatatatatatatatatatatatatatgggattgTGGGATATAAAGAACGTGGTCAGGAACAAACGCAATACTTCGGAGAGCTCCAGCGAAGCAGCCTGTAGACAAGACAATACGATTACGATGCAGTAAGGTAGTTGAACTTTGTAATCATGTAAAcctgtcttgtgtgttttatatgctgGGAGCTGGGAGTGCAGGCAGCGCCGGAAGACTCTTTGATTCCTACGTTAATACAAGGGGAGACTTTGTTACCATTTGCAATAGCGATCTGTAAAGACTTGGAGGGCGTGGCTCGGCGCACATACCGCTTGTAttgggtctggaatcaactccccagtaatgttgttgaagctgacaccctgggatccctcaagaagctgcttgagattctgggatcaataagctactgacaaccaaacgagcaagatgggccgaatggcctcctctcgtttgtaaactttcttatgttcttatgttgtcaAAGTAACGCTGGCAGTGCGGAGACTCATTGTGAAAAGCAACATAGCAATGAGCACTGTATCACACCGAGAATTTATTAAGGGCTgtgcattaataaaatattatccAGGAGACACGGGGTGAAAATTCACTGCAGCATTAAAACTGTGTCTTATGAAACCAGAATTCGTGGAACTGTTTTGAAAAGAAATTGACAACAACATTAGGTttgaaaatcttttattttgagcTGCTTGTGGTTTACAAAAAGAACGTGATGTTTTGAGTAGGCTCGAGTGGGGAACGCGGGCCCGGTTATTCTTTGATCTCACAAGCTGGAATTACCTCACCCTGAGTGCACTGAACTAAACTGTAGGGGGCACCCATACTTACCTGGGGAAAAAAGAACCGTTCGAGACCCAGAACACTACATCTGCAAAGAAGAGATGAGAAACCTACCCATTACTCCACCTAGTGGGCAGTGGAGAAATGCAATTGCCAAGAGCAACCAAAGAAACCTAGAATTCAACACACCCGCTCTACGGTGTGTCCGTCGCGGTTTGGTATGGTGCTAGCCCAGCCTGAACTGTTAAGAGTAGGGAACTGAAGAATATAAAACGAGGACCCGAGATGAGTGGGCTAGGGTTTTATTTTCTTGAATTACAACAGTTAAAGTTTTGTGTGAATCCACTAACTAACCTGCACCTGTTTCACTTGCACAATTGTCTTCTGCCTGATCTGTCTTGGAACTGATAAGTTGCTTAGttaaacctttttacttgttttcagctcttgaacagttgcatagttcaagttagctgtaacatttgataagcaaattgaactgcaactgtttaagagctgaaaacaagtaaaaaggtgtaattaagcaaattatcagttcaatgaagggtctagttgagTGATTGAGAGCtgcgttggaatgaaaaccagcagccacagggggtccccaggaccgagtttgagaagccctgcactaTACAAATGTCCAAACATACACAAATATTCTCTCAAGTTCtaacatgaatacaaatatgcacataaacaacaatattaatttagaaaatgtCCCCCCTTTTTTAACTGTGACTCTCACAGAGCGCATGGCAATGGGATATGTGTGGAATGCAATAAAGGAAACAGTGCAGCATATGATGATTGAATGTGTTCCATATAGAAGTGGAGAGAAGATATGTGGAAAGAATGAAGGGATTGCAATAGTTccagttttttcttatttttgaatGGTATAGGTGATGGAAGAAAAATAGATAAAGGTATTATTGGCTGTATTGCAAAACATATCAAGAAAACTGGAAGATTCAGGAATATTGAACATATAGAGAGTTTAAAAGGTCAAGGGTTCACAGCAGTTTTTAATAGCCAGATCTGAACAGTAGGTGGCGAAAATGAGTTTCGACTGAAACTTGGTGGCCATTGACAAAACAGAAACAGCGAAACTTGTTTGCTGATGCCGCCTGTTTTGCACAGCATCAATCTTTCCCATCTCTATGGCTAAATCgtctttagtatttttttttcttttaaatacgcAATTTGAGAGACAATTTTCATAGATTATGGCTAGAGTTTAGAAAATAAATCATACCTCGcaaagataataataacaataataaataaataaataaatcaatgagtATCGTACTACAAAGCCCATTTCTGTTAAGAAGGTTTTCCAAGCCAATTAAAAATATTACCggagaaatatattttaattacagcTTCTAGTGTTCGGTGTTTATTTCCCATCTCTCTGCCTCTCTTTAAACCCtgattaatagttgttaagcctgaACTGAATAGCAGATTGTTCAAATTAGCGACGCGCTTCTAGAAACTAACGCAGAGGGAATTTCACTGCAGCTTTCCCGACTCGGAGTCTTATTCCTGCCCCTGACGCTGTCCTGCCACTGTGCCCGAATACTTCATTACATGTGCAGCTTGAACACATTTTCATCAACACATCTATTATCCATTATCTTACCTGGATAATATATGAAAATGAGGGCTGTCACTCGATACAGATGTCATGGGTTAATTTAAGGGCATTAGTTGATAATCGATACATTGATCTGTGCACATTtgtaataaaggtaacgatcttatagcggctgtcctgcatagtaaaaccttaaaaaaaatctatagaatctaaaataaataaaaatagctccataggaatttggtctttttaaaagcatttttattttagcaaatgtaACTAATTTTTACAGAACAACGTCAATCCATAAAAGTTTAATAGCAAATTATAACGCAgaagaactgagaatggattttggttccttttctacattttattcaaacaaaacaaaaccaatattactgtaataacacataaaataaaaaataaacagctcacaTATGCTACAGAATCTATACATTGCTACATTAACACTCCTATTCAGGGATCGCTCCACAAACggaaaatacctttttttaaaattacattcctGAGGATTAAAAGGCTCTCTGCTTCAGGTCGTGtcttaagaacaaaagaaagtttacaaatgagaggagcccattcggcccatcttgctcgtttggttgtcagtagcttattgatcccagaatctcatcaagaagcttcttgaaggatcccagggtgtcggcttcaacaacattactggggaattggttccagaccctcacgattctctgtgtaaaaaagtgcctcctattttccgTGCTTCATTACAGGTCAGTAACAATAAGCATTGTGATCTTCTCTATTGCTTCTGAATCTCTGCAAAGCAATACTGAATATCTTTCATATTCTGGATTTTAGAGTCCCTGCAACCTTCCACCTGGAATGGCCCAAACAAAATCAACATTCAATATGCTCTGAAGAGCGATCTCccttcatcatttgaaaatactgcatcCCAATTAAAACAAAGGGACTTCCCAAACGACATCAacagcactgggaagaaccgtctcccggAGTTGTATCCCATTCATCAGCGATCGTGATTTATCAGTGTCCTGATTAGGCAGCGctgactgtctgtctctctctctctctctctctctctctctctctctctctctctgactgtaTTGAAGTGCTGGGGAGCGGTCTGCCTTCACTGGGCTTCTCAATTACACCTGATAACAACACTGCCCGTGCTGGACTGGAGGCCTTGTTGGACTTCCAGCAGCAAACTGCATGTTGTTTACAGCACCACAGTCCGACACAGAGACCTGCAACCACACAAAGAAAAAGAACTGCTCCTAAAACCCACCAGTGGTGTTGTTGAACTGGAACCACGACTACCTCAGTCAGGCCCGACCCGTGCAGTCTAGGAGTGGAAACAGAGCACTCATATTCTCCAGCATCTTCTTCCCTGACTCTCCTCAGCAGCAGTTCCCGCGCTGCAGCTCAGAATCAAACAGGCTGGTCCTGTTCACATACTGAGGGAGCTGATGGGCAAGCTGGTCCCTGCTGTCATGGTAACTGTGAACAATGCTGTGTGTTTCTAGTCGTCTCCAGGTCACATTTGTCTTCTCATCCCAGCCACCAGCTATGTAGTTGAAGGTGCAGCTCAGGATACAATCCTGCCCCTCAATACAGATTACTGAGCTCGGGACCGTCACATGAGCTGGTGCTGTTGTGGGTTCAGCCGGAACCACGACTACCTCACTCAGGCCCGTCCCATACAGTCTAGGAATGTAAACAGAGCAGCTGTAATTTCCAGCATCTTCCTCCCCGACTCTCCTCAGCAGCAGTGAAGCATTCCCGCGCTGCAGCTCAGAATCAAACAGGCTGGTCCTGTTCACATACTGAGGGAACTGATAGGCAAGCTGGTCCCTGTTGTCATAGTAACTGTGAATGATGTCATGTGTTTCTGCTCTTCTCCAGATCACACCTGACTTCTCATTCCAGCCTCCTGCTGTGTAGTTGAAAGTGCAGCTCAGGATACAGTCCTGCCCCTCAGTACACTTCACTGAGCTCAGGACTGTCACAAACTCACTGCCGCTGACCCTGCCAGCAGCCAGTATGAGGATTGCCAATACCCcggtaacagcagcagcagcagggccagTGAAGCACACTCTCCTCCTTAACTGGATCCTGGACTTAGTCCTTCTCTTCAAATAGAGCCTGAAAAGGAGAAGGGCAAAcagttcacagagagagagagagagagagagagacatatcCACAGAGAGCACCAggattataaacacacacacacacacagggttcagCAAATATATGACTTGGACACTCACTGGGGCAGTTTGCTCCCAGGCTGCCTGATATGATCCGGTGCCAATGAGACAAGTTCAATAGCGAGTAGAAATTTGAAACAGAGCAAAATACAAGAGGAGGAGAAAGTGACGCATCAAACCGAATGTAGAGAACAGGACGAGAAGGGCACACATTGAAGCCAAGAGAAAAGAAACCCTGGAGTACAATACTGGATCGGGGGTCTTACTGGTTCCAGGGCAGCTCAGGTGAATTCAGGGATGCTTCTTCTCCTGCAGAGTCCATCCTCTTTGCACGCTCCGTCTGCATCCCTGTACCGACAAACAAGAGAAACCTCAAATTCATGCCGTGATACACACTGGAGCCACTCATTCAAAGACTCGTCTGTctgtttatcattattattacacatcACAGCGCTCTTAGTTATAGACTATACACTATATCATTTCACATTCATGTGTTTGAACATAACCGAtagcaggatttatttttttccctagtTTAGGGGTCTGGAACACAGTATCAGCCCTGTTCAATTTCAAACATTTCAGTACTGGCACTTCAATTCAAGTGGGGAAGGTGCTTCAGgcagctgcattttgaacaatCTACAAACGGAATAAGGCATGATAGCCCAGAcaacagagcattgcagtaatccagTCTACATGACACAAATGCATGAATTAGCTTCTCAGCATCATGCAATGATAAAAAGGACCTAATCCTGGTAATGTTGCACACCAGATAAAAGGACACTTGAGTGGTATTGGAAGTATGAGCCTTGAAACAGAAATCAGAATCAAATTACAAATCCCAGGTTTGGAATTGCTATTTGAACTATATTtacctaaaatgtgtttttatagaatTTGCCAACTCCAATTGCTGCCGAGAACCTAACAGCAAGACTTCAGCCTTACCTGAgtttaactgcaaaaaatgttagGACATCCAGCTTTCCACCTTCAACAGACATACAGTTAGGGTGGAGACAGCCAATATATCCCCAGGGTTTACAGAGATGTAAAGTTGTGTGTCATTAGCATAACAGTGAAAATGTCTGTGGTGTTTATTGATACTCATGCCCAATGATAACATGTATAAGGAGAATTCTTTGGGACCAACGGAGCCCGAGGGGCATCACAGCAGATAGCAGATAATTGTGATATAAAGTCTGCTATTGAAACAAAATTCTGCCAGTCCATAAGATATGACCTAAGCCAGTCTAAAACAGTTTCCAATAGCCCTATGCATCTTTCAAGGCGATCAATTTCAGCTTGATCAATGGTATTAAATGCTGCACTTTGATCTAACAGAAGCACAAGGTGTGTGAGACCGCAGTCTGCGCTCATTAGTAAATCAGCACTTTGACAGGGCAGCCTCTGTACtgtgacccctagccattcagagctgaatggagatgggacagacagcaagtattaaaactacacagactagagaggatttctaaattaGAATTTtggtaagaaagaaagaaaaaatagcgagtggttttaccagCGTTTAATCGTATATACTTTTATTTCGGTCAAACTCATTTTTGGGGAATTAGacatttaacgagctttaccgattatTATCGAAAGCAGCAACACTAACTACGCCTCACTACTGGCATTCATGCAGCCATGGCAAATTAATGAGAGGATGGTGTCACATAACTGTGCTGGGTTGTAAACGTGGGTGAGAATAAACCAGTTAAGACTCTGGTTCACAGTAAGAATGCTGGTTGGTGCTTCTGCTTCAGCTTTCTAAAGCGtcaggattttttaatttttttaaaagcccaaTTTCACGCTCAGCTCACCGCTCatcgtgtgccgtcagccgctcGCTTCTTCACACGCTGCAGACTCATCGTGTAGCCACCTACAGCGTCATCGCTGAGCCTAGTGTAATTTCGACTTGATAAACAACTTGTATTATCTAGCTACTACAACACATATGGAACCTCTGCATAGATAGTGCCGATATACTGTtcaataaagagagagagagagagagagagagagagagagagagagagagagagagagagagagagagagagagagagagagagagaaaaggatcTGAGAGCATCAGTGGTCTCAGCATCCCTGATAGATCGCGAAAGGTCGATCTCAAGTTTGGGGCGCATAGCGACAAAAAGCCCTCTTGCCCATGATGGAGCGAAGCTTGGTTTAGGGTATCGGCAGTAAACCCGAGGATGAGTAGATTACGCACGGGTGTTCAAACCACTACAAGCTTCAATGCACTGCAGAGGATTTCAGATTTCCGCAGCTGTCGCCACAGCCACCGCAATTCTCAGTTTCGGGGGCAAATACGAACCTTGTCTGACTTCAGTAATTCTCAGATTTCCACGGAGCTGTGCAGCCGGTTTTTAGTGCTCCGTTGTCGGTTCAACCTTCCCTTTAGTCACATCGcgacatgtttaaaaataagttaatttaattaattaattaat
Above is a window of Polyodon spathula isolate WHYD16114869_AA unplaced genomic scaffold, ASM1765450v1 scaffolds_470, whole genome shotgun sequence DNA encoding:
- the LOC121308161 gene encoding CD276 antigen homolog isoform X1, producing the protein MSGSSVYHGMNLRFLLFVGTGMQTERAKRMDSAGEEASLNSPELPWNQLYLKRRTKSRIQLRRRVCFTGPAAAAVTGVLAILILAAGRVSGSEFVTVLSSVKCTEGQDCILSCTFNYTAGGWNEKSGVIWRRAETHDIIHSYYDNRDQLAYQFPQYVNRTSLFDSELQRGNASLLLRRVGEEDAGNYSCSVYIPRLYGTGLSEVVVVPAEPTTAPAHVTVPSSVICIEGQDCILSCTFNYIAGGWDEKTNVTWRRLETHSIVHSYHDSRDQLAHQLPQYVNRTSLFDSELQRGNCC
- the LOC121308161 gene encoding CD276 antigen homolog isoform X2 translates to MQTERAKRMDSAGEEASLNSPELPWNQLYLKRRTKSRIQLRRRVCFTGPAAAAVTGVLAILILAAGRVSGSEFVTVLSSVKCTEGQDCILSCTFNYTAGGWNEKSGVIWRRAETHDIIHSYYDNRDQLAYQFPQYVNRTSLFDSELQRGNASLLLRRVGEEDAGNYSCSVYIPRLYGTGLSEVVVVPAEPTTAPAHVTVPSSVICIEGQDCILSCTFNYIAGGWDEKTNVTWRRLETHSIVHSYHDSRDQLAHQLPQYVNRTSLFDSELQRGNCC